Proteins encoded by one window of Oreochromis niloticus isolate F11D_XX linkage group LG17, O_niloticus_UMD_NMBU, whole genome shotgun sequence:
- the LOC100691277 gene encoding phospholipase A2 inhibitor and Ly6/PLAUR domain-containing protein-like, with protein sequence MKLLFSLFLLWALSTTAGALQCQTCTNSTCSSTVPVTCSSETMCVTATIQATSSGTPVTQIYKACASSSLCPAVTSQTFSVNLGFQSALASAQCCDTDNCNSATLPTPASQSNNGGVCNFCDPSTGQCSSTLQCQGVENQCFQLTIKSSTSTYVAQGCASANLCAAASSLESLPFMPSVGTISSVTCSAAPTTTAAPTTTIPPTTTATTTPTTTATTTPTTTATTASTTKSDACSIRLGMIHLLLGLLLFTFH encoded by the exons atgaagctgctgttttctctgtttctcctcTGGGCACTCTCCACCACAG CTGGAGCTCTTCAGTGTCAAACCTGCACAAATTCGACGTGTTCAAGCACAGTACCAGTTACATGTTCATCGGAAACAATGTGTGTTACAGCTACCATTCAAG CTACTTCATCTGGAACTCCGGTCACACAAATCTACAAGGCATGTGCATCTTCCTCCCTGTGTCCAGCCGTAACCTCTCAGACATTTTCAGTCAACCTGGGTTTTCAAAGTGCTCTGGCTTCTGCTCAATGCTGCGACACAGATAACTGCAACTCAGCAACTCTGCCAA CTCCTGCTTCTCAGTCAAATAATGGTGGAGTATGCAACTTTTGTGACCCTTCCACTGGTCAGTGCTCCTCCACATTACAGTGTCAGGGAGTGGAGAACCAATGCTTCCAATTAACCA TCAAAAGCAGCACCAGCACGTATGTAGCTCAGGGCTGCGCATCTGCAAACCTGTGTGCAGCTGCTTCAAGCCTGGAATCTCTACCTTTCATGCCGAGCGTTGGTACCATATCAAGTGTTACCTGTTCTGCAGCACCAACTACAACTGCTGCCCCAACTACAACCATCCCCCCAACTACAACTGCAACCACCACCCCAACTACAACTGCAACCACCACCCCAACTACAACTGCAACCACTGCCTCTACAACCAAAAGTGACGCTTGTTCTATCAGACTGGGAATGATCCATCTGCTGCTTGGACTCCTTCTCTTTACCTTTCATTAA